DNA from Centroberyx gerrardi isolate f3 chromosome 20, fCenGer3.hap1.cur.20231027, whole genome shotgun sequence:
AGATTAAGAATTATATGAGAGTATGGGATAGTACATATTAAGCTCTGGCCATCCTCTTCACAGTCTATATTTCTTTCATACCCATCAGAGGACACCAAGAGAGGCAATTTCAAAGTCTCCCAAAGTCACAATAAAAACCATAAAAAATCACAGGATACAATCCAGATGGACAAGTCACTCGATAGAAATGAATCACAATTCACCCCTGCAGCAATGAATGCTCCAAATAGGAGTGAATAGAGTAGGAAGATCCATTTATACACTAAAATGGGGGTTCAATGCTGTTCTTACAGAAACCAGATTGGTAGCTTGCTGTACCGATGAACGATTCCCATGATGCACCTGTAAGAAGGTGATCTACAACGATGAAGATAACATGCATCTGATCTTATCAGCATAACCATGTCTACATTTGTTCTGCATACATCACTGTAAAAGCACAAATGACTCATAAttgaacagaaaacacaataaaataatgCCCAAACACATATTTGAAGATTAAATGGATGTCACTAACACCAGACTCAACATCCGCAGTGAATCACCGACCGTGAACAGTGGAAATCCTGAAAAGGCCTGCTGAGCCGCTGCCATGTGTAACATGGAAATACAGAGTTCTGTCATTACGAGAGCTCTTTGTGAACGAACCATTTCAAATGCAAATTCTGGGCCTCCGATTTCTTTTGATTCACCACTCCACGTTAGCTGTGGGTTAGACTATGTGCACACAAGGGCTGTTCAGGTGTAATTGCCTTTCAGGCCAAATTGTCCCGGGCTTTTCTTGCTTTTAGAAGCACCTGTGCGGGGATCAAAGCATTtgatgtgtgtgtcagctttGTTTCAAGAGGGTGTCCTTAGAGCACACAGATTGACAAGTAATTGCCTCTCCAGAAATTTCTATAGCCAGAGTGTGTTGGAAAAAACGACATcacatttcattaaaaacagAGTATTTAAATGGCTAAGTAAGTAAAGATCATgaaaaggtttaataataacGTAATTACCCCAGgagatggaaaataaatgacCTTACTGAACTATCGCTTTATGAACTTTATGAACTAATATTACTATTTTAGTAATACAGGTTATACTGTGCCATACAACTCACACATATTTGACAGCACTCCAAATGGTATATATCTATTTGCTGGCGCTTTTTGGCAATAATGAGCACTTTCTTTATCAACATCATCTACTGCATGAATCCCGTACATCTGTGCTCCAGGTTAACATACCAACAGGCTATATATACTTTGAGTATCTCATGCATCAGTATTTGGGGTTGAGCTGTCTCTATTCAAAGGTTTATCAAAGTCTCAGGAGTTCATTCCAAGTCAAGACACTCTAGCAACCAACCAAGGATGGATATTGGCAGACCTGCATATTGCCTATGGCAGTCAAGATATAAATAGGCGTGAACAcacttcttctccatcttcctcaccGTGTGTGGGGGCAATATGCAAATGTGTCCTCTTCCAGTCAAATTTGCAACTGTTCCAGACTTCTGGAACAGTTTTTCTTCCTTCACTTTCTTCCTACACTTCTTCCAGACTTATTGCCCTGACTGTGGTTAGTGGTATTTTCAActgtttatgtcttttttttttcttttttattatccaTAACCTGATTTGTGCAGGTCAACAGCCATCTGAGTTGAAAGCTCTTTGATTTTCCCCATGGTGATGGATGACAAAGGGGTTTTACAAGTGTGCAACCTCATATTTATACCCCAGTGAAACAGGGAATGGTGAAAGGCAGCAATACAGCTTCTGAAGACcaattaaaaagtaaaagaatTGTATTTTTGAGTAAAATACTGTTACTTTTAGTTTAAGAATCATTTTTATTAGAGTGAAAGTAGTTTCCCCAAATGTTTGAGCAGAAATTTTGAATTGTTATGTTATATTTATACAATCATTTGTGCACATTTTAATTAAGGATGCCAGTAATTCTGGAGGTGACTGGATTTGACCTGAAAGGTCAAGTTTGGCCTGCGCTGCTTTAATTAATTTAGGAATAGTTCACCAAGTCAGTTGGCTAACTATTAAAGCTCTAACCTCAAAGCAGGTGGTTGTGTTTACAAAGCATTGTTCAAAGACCCGAGGCGACTGCTGTCCTGCTCTCTTCCACGGTGATATCAAAGAAGCATATGCACATCACAAGGTGACAAATGAGGCAACAGGAGGGATATTTTCAGACCAACGCTGTTCCGGATGTctaataaacatgaaaatgaaagaaaaaaatgtaaatatttacaCTGTAATACCCTCTGTCTGTTACATGTGTGTGCTTTTCTGAGAATAAAACACTGCTTAAAGGAAATTTATGGATGGCTTTCCAGTTCCAGTTGGAACAAATGAGGAATTACAGTATACTATATTTGATATGCCAATGGCTGCAAAATACTAAAACTTGGTGAAGTGACAAAAGCTAGTCTGAAGAGATCTTATAAACCTGATACATATGAAAAATCTGGAAGTTTCTTAGTCTCTCTTTAGAGCAAACGCAATGGAAGCAAGTGCGTAATGATGTGAGCGGGGTGAGTTTGAAGGGGAGGGGACTGCAACATGGTGCATGGGGGTATAAAGGCAGCCTGCATACAGCTGGAGCAGACAGTATACAGACATCACCGCATCACATCTGCCCAAGATCATCTCAAAAAAAAATTCCTGGCTCATACagctgataataataattgctTTGATTAAAAAGACGCGAAAACAAATATAATTTCTCTGTGACCTTACCAGCTCAACACCTAAATGGAGAACTGGAAGCTCCAACTTGTTGTCGTTGCTTTCTGTGCCTTGGTGCAAACCTATCAGGGACTGTCTTTGAgtgtggaagaggagagagggctaGCCAAAGACTGGCAGGTGAGCATCAATAATTTATGAGtctgttatttgtttttatttaaggaAATGTTCACAAATCTCTGCTTCATGGATAATCACTTGAGGCATTGAACAGATTTCAAGGAATTCTGAAATACCAGCTCAGTTATTTGTTgacaaacttaaaatgtttagtgtTTAGACTAAATGGAAATATAGTAAATggtgtaatgattttttttagtaCACTAGGATGAGAAATAAAAGCTGTTATGGATTTCTCTGGCAGGATGAGTCAGTGAAGACGAGTCTGACCGGCCCGGTGGCCGATCTAATGAAGAGATCTAAAGCCCTTCGCTTCTATGGACTCATGGGCAAACGCTCAGGTAATTGTGTCAATTATTAAATGCATTCAACCTATTATGTATCTATCAACAGATGTCAAACAGGCGAGTTCAGTGAGCTCCTTCAAACGCCAGCTCAAAACCTCTTTTTAGCACTTTGATTTGCTTTTCTTTAATACTGTTTTAATTTCTGTCTTGGTTTTGCTTGAAAATTTTGCTTGCAattgttttaatccatttacttcatgtaaagcactttgagttgcattctatgtatgaatggtaaAGTTATTATGTGTTTGGTGATAGGTATTGATAGATTGATAGGCTATATATCTATAGATTTACCAGTAATAAGGTTTTCTGTCTCACAGGTGTAAGGCAACCTGTTCAAATGAATAGACGACGTAAGTATGTTGATGTGGTTTTACCCCATTACACTGTCGTACTCTTGGAAATTAGCAGTCTTATCTAAACAAAGCAATTAACTTGATACCTTTGAAAATGAGCAATTTTCTCAACGATTACCTTTGAGATACCATTAAAAATTATTTCTAAATCATTATAATTCCCTTTATAGCAGGGCTTGTTATACATTACCATGAAATTGCTATTTTTGCCAATATGCCTTTGTTTCATGCACCTTAAGGAAATAAAGGAGAGATGTTTGTGGGCCTGATGGGAAGAAGCATTTCTAGTGGTGGTAAGGACAAATAAAACCAGACAAAATCTCAAGGCAACTTtattgatataaaaaataacaaattgcTACTACACAATTAACACCTAGGATTAAAAGTACAATCAGGCTTAAACAATTCCATTAAAATGTCGagataaaatgtgttttgtttattgcaGAATCTTTAACCAGAATAATTCCATCTGCAACAAGCACTGCTCTTGATGTTTCGGAGGAATCACACAAGCAAGGTATGATTGTGTCGATACAAAAACCTGAGGTCGTTTTATTTCTGTGTGCATTTCTTTACAGTGATGTTGTGGTCAAATGTGTGATATTCTGAGGAAATTTAAAATATCTCAATGGTATTATTCTTTTATTTGGCAGATTCGCAAGAGGAATGGGCCCAACTCCGGTATTACTAGAGCTAGAAAAAGAATTACATATTATCATCTATACAATTTTATACCAACCAAAAAAAGACACTACAATACAAAACATCATACTCCTCAAAAAACACTCTGCTTATGGTTTCAAGTTCATGCCAATGATATTGTATTAATCCCAAACAAAAATATCAACCATCTTCAAAATGCACTTTTTcttgaaagaaataaaaagtaaCAGCTAGTAAATGCTGCCAAAACAaggtatgtatttttttttacgtgGGCAAAGCAGACATTCATGGCATCCACCACATTGGACCTTTTATCCATCTAATATACAAAGACATTCAAAGCGCAGCGGAAGCagatcattttaaaacaaaaaggagaaacTCAGATTCTCTTAACTTTAATTGTTTGACAATATTTCAGTCAAGAATCCTTTGAATTGTGACGCATGGTAATTAAAACATAAATATGAGTCGAAGTGTAAAACAACAAGGTAATAAAGTCCATGACACAAAGGAGAAAGCTGCTGGGGAATAACCAGGGTAAAAActggaaagaaagatggaaagaaagaaagaacactGATTTTTATTGGGAGTTGGTAGGTCTAGGCTACTTGTGGCTGGTGTGGCTGGTGGTCAGTTTATTCAGTAGCCTGGGGTTCTTAGTGTTTATGTCCCTTTGGGTGGGGTCCATTTTAGTGAGCTGGGGTCAATGGTCTTGTTGTTATTGCCTCGCTTCGTCTCCTTGGCCTTCCACTCATCAATCAGGTcctaggaggaagaggagaagtgaGAAACTGGGCTATCAATCACAGGAATTAAGTTAGTTTAAGTGGACAGAGCAAAACTGCATACTCTTGTGAATGAATACAGGCTACACAGGCCAACAGGTTGGTATCTTACCTGTCTCTTCAAGACCAGGTGCTTCCCCTTCCAGTACTTGAGCATCTGAAGAGACTGCAGGGTGCTGACAATGTCCACCGGATTGACGGCAGTTTCCTGACTGATCTCTATAGACACCAAGCAAATATTCCAACAGTGAATGTTTTTGTATAGGTATGTGTGTATACTTTGTTCAAACGCTTGTAAGAGAACATTTCATGCGTTAAATAAGTATTTCCCAACCTGATCATGAGCTATATTTGAATGGTAATGTATGTTACATTCCCTTTTGTCAATTATCTCAATAGTAGTGGAGTATTGCACTATTCCCAGATGGGCAAGTTGCATTTCAGCTCTGTGTTCTCACTCACCTTTGATGGAGATCTCCTTGCCTTGGAAGTTGTACATGTATCTGAGCAGCACTTCCTTCCAGTAGCTACGGTAGCTGATGAGGCCCAGGTCAGACAGAGGCCTCTCTGGAGAGcccaccttctcctccaccttGGACAGCAGGTAGCCTACACACAGCATGGAGACCAGTCAGCAGGGGAGCAGTTAAAGGAGAATGCTCCATGTTATTCCTACGGTCGGCACACAGTCCAAACAATATCTGAAGGAtgctatatatatacatttaagGTATATATAAAACACTATGCCAAATTCaacaatatttcaaaatcaaaacacagaTGACTCATCAATAACACAATTTTGTAAGCAAAAGACTTGCAACTTTAAACTAATAACTTTAAACAGCAACCCcctaatgtgctttactttcatgccagcaattattttgtaaaagTGGGCGGTAATTTATTCAAATGGATGTTACAACAAAACTCTTAATTCGAATATGAACAACTCTGTCAGAAAGGAGAATCAAGACTCAAACTCATCAACATGtaactctgcagctgctccatcGACAATGAATGGAGGAGTGAGCTTGAGTGAGAAGCTTCAATTCAGAGTGTAAACAGTTCCAACTCTGAAAATGAACCGTTCTCACCAGAGACTTCCCCTGGGAACTCTCACCATCTCAatgactttatttgtatagcacttttctaaagcaaagtttacaaagtgaacttcaaatacaagacaaaagagacaaaaacaagttTACACAAGAAAGGAGAGCAGTAAAACCAAAGACAAAAATGTGGAAAGAGAAACATAAAAACGCATCTGTAGAAATAGGTTTTAAAAAGGTCTTTAAAAGttatttaaaagatgaaaacaaTTTTGCCTTCAGAAGACTAGGTGCCCTGATGACAAAGGCCCGGTCTTCTTTAGTCTGAAATCTAGATTTAGGGATGACCAGATGGTAGTGGTTGTGCACAGACTCATGAAGAGTTAAGAAGTCAGATAACTGCGGGCCAAACCTATCCGTGCTTAAAAAGATGAGTATGTTATCAGTACATAATATTtaaggtgatctgtgggaaaaTAAGGTCATGGATGAATAAAGTTTCAGTTTATCTTATTAAAATCTATAAAATCCTAAAGTCAGGTAACCAGTGAAGGATACCAGAAATGGAATGATGAGACACTTTATGTAAGCAAGGCATTTTTAAGAGTGGCAAGACAATCTGAATTCTTATCTTTCCAAatcattgtctatggagcagctcgagattcaactttttccatgttcacaaatattgaccGGTCTGTTCCTTGCCCATGGGAATAACATAAAATCATAAATTGAGTGGTGTTCCTCTTTAAGTGATTAAGCCTGCTGTTACGGCAGCCGACAGTTATTCCAACAAGCTTTTGCACTCCCTATCTTATTACCACATCAATAACCAACTGACAAAGTAAGAAGAAGTCAATGAAGATATACATACTGAAGTCAATGAGCATCTTGCCAAAGCCCTGCCTCATGTACTGTGGCATGGTCAGGATACAGGAGACGTTATAGTTGAGGAAGGAGTTCTTCTCCTGGAGAccggaaaaaaaacacattttagttGCTTCATAATTATATCACTACTAAATATAATGTTTCGAGGACATGCAGCATACCTACAATTGTTCTGTACTTACCTTGGAGAAGTATCCCACTAGGTGACAGCCAGTGTTGTCGGCCTCAGTCATGACATAGAAGAGAAAAGGCTCCACGTCGTAGTACAGCGTCTTGTGGTCCAGGAAGAGCTTGGCAAGTAAACACAGGTTCTGGCAGTAGATCTGGGGACAAAATCCAATTTCCTGACTTCACTCATTCAATTATTTGATTTTCTAAAGGACTCAAGGTCACGGTGGAGTCtgctctgcatgtgtgtaaggCAAATCACAAAGCAGTGTCTAAAAAAACTCAGGAACTAAATGTACTTGTTGATGACACCAGAATTAATCTAGCATTCATGTAATGAGCAAACTGAAAGCAGAAAAGACACGGTTCTCTAccttattttttttgccatcgACTTCAAACACAGATATAGCCCCTTTTCTGTAGACCTCGTCTCCTGGTGGATGCTTCCACACACACTTggcctggaaacacacagaTTAAAAACATCAATGTTACTCCCAATAACTCATTGGGtataatgtaaaaaatagaTAGGGGTACATAGATATATCTAAAGACGTCTCACCATGTGTCGCCTGAGGATAGTCTGGCTCTTCATGTACTTGAGGCAGAACTCGCAGACGTAGAGGCGCCCCAGGCGGGCGTACTCCTCGGGGTAGGGCGAGTGGTACCAGGTGTCCAGCTCGTAGCGGCCGAACAGGATGGTCTTGATCATGTTACTGCCCTCCGTGATCTGGCCCTGGATACGCAGCTTCTCCTGCGGGAGGGGTGACAGGAGGAAAACATGTCGTCACTGCTGGTCTTACTGTCAACCTGTGTGATACGGTCATCTGCTGAAAATCAGTGTGattataagataagatgaacttCACTGATACCCTGAGGGACAAGGGGGTCAATGCAACAGCAAAATGGGATAAAGATAAAAATGCAACAATAAAGCATATTGAAGATAAAAGATAGCGCCTTCATCATGCAAATAAAGTTCATATTGGCTGTAAAGAGTTCTGACAGACTATTCTGACTACAGATTTTCAGAGTTGCAGTTTACCGATTTACAAAATTAGTGGAAAAGGAAATATgcagtgtgtgtaaatgtgcataGTTGGCTATTCAGATGATCAGCTTTACAGAGCAGATGTGCAGATGAGGAGATACATAGCAtgatcggtgtgtgtgtgtgtctaatatCAAAGTAGGTGACATTTCATAGGTGAGCACCACAGCTTATTGCCTTAGCTACCATTTCCACTTTAGTTGATCGTTGCTAGGATCCTTCGAAATATTCAGTTCTGCAATACAAAGGCTACTTCTGACACATTTACTGGTCTG
Protein-coding regions in this window:
- the LOC139932811 gene encoding uncharacterized protein LOC139932811 — translated: MENWKLQLVVVAFCALVQTYQGLSLSVEEERGLAKDWQDESVKTSLTGPVADLMKRSKALRFYGLMGKRSGVRQPVQMNRRRNKGEMFVGLMGRSISSGESLTRIIPSATSTALDVSEESHKQDSQEEWAQLRYY
- the kat7b gene encoding histone acetyltransferase KAT7 gives rise to the protein MPRRRQRHVAGSGSDGTEDSDSSAEREQTNSSESDGNMPKRQRLTRASTRLSQSSQDTPDLKRAGDHDESPPLTPTGNAPSSESELDISSPNASHDESQAKDPANRDSDKDLSHRPKRRRCHETYNFNMKCPTPGCNSLGHLTGKHERHFAVSGCPLYHNLSADECKVKAISREKQEEDVKGQDESNTRHATRHQTPTSKQSRYKEQVAEMRKGRNSGLQKDQKEKHMEHRQTHGNTREPLLENITSEYDLELFRKAQARASEDLEKLRIQGQITEGSNMIKTILFGRYELDTWYHSPYPEEYARLGRLYVCEFCLKYMKSQTILRRHMAKCVWKHPPGDEVYRKGAISVFEVDGKKNKIYCQNLCLLAKLFLDHKTLYYDVEPFLFYVMTEADNTGCHLVGYFSKEKNSFLNYNVSCILTMPQYMRQGFGKMLIDFSYLLSKVEEKVGSPERPLSDLGLISYRSYWKEVLLRYMYNFQGKEISIKEISQETAVNPVDIVSTLQSLQMLKYWKGKHLVLKRQDLIDEWKAKETKRGNNNKTIDPSSLKWTPPKGT